In one window of Frigoriglobus tundricola DNA:
- a CDS encoding 3'(2'),5'-bisphosphate nucleotidase CysQ family protein encodes MTDFGPELAAAREAAARASTLLRREYEAFVAIPDAPVTISTHADKASQELILAFLHERFPADALCAEESTPAFDAVPKTGRRTWVVDPIDGTRGFAKKVGQFSVMIGLLVGGQPVVGVVAEPAQHRTTFASIGGGCWAHVGAAEPARCRVSERGSAELVLVQSWAKTGMSPKPVQALAPARVIETYSGGVKLALVARGEADAYANTYEAFADWDICAGHLLVTEAGGQVTDLAGNPVVYQNENFKQTRGLLATNGVIHTEAVMRLASF; translated from the coding sequence ATGACGGACTTCGGACCGGAACTGGCCGCCGCACGCGAGGCCGCGGCGCGGGCCAGTACCCTGCTCCGCCGGGAGTACGAGGCGTTCGTGGCGATCCCCGACGCCCCCGTGACGATCAGCACCCACGCGGACAAAGCGTCTCAAGAGTTGATCCTGGCCTTCCTCCACGAGCGGTTCCCCGCCGACGCGCTGTGCGCGGAGGAGTCCACTCCGGCGTTCGACGCGGTCCCGAAAACGGGGCGGCGCACCTGGGTCGTCGATCCGATCGACGGCACCCGGGGCTTCGCGAAGAAGGTCGGCCAGTTCTCGGTGATGATCGGGCTCCTCGTGGGCGGCCAGCCGGTGGTGGGTGTGGTCGCCGAACCGGCGCAGCACCGCACCACCTTCGCGTCCATAGGTGGCGGGTGCTGGGCACACGTTGGGGCCGCGGAGCCGGCCCGTTGCCGCGTGTCCGAGCGCGGCTCCGCGGAGCTGGTTCTGGTGCAGAGCTGGGCGAAAACCGGGATGTCGCCGAAACCGGTGCAAGCGCTCGCCCCGGCCCGTGTGATCGAAACGTATTCCGGCGGGGTGAAACTCGCACTCGTGGCGCGCGGCGAAGCGGACGCGTACGCCAACACCTACGAGGCGTTCGCCGACTGGGACATTTGCGCCGGGCACCTGCTCGTAACCGAGGCCGGGGGTCAGGTCACCGACCTCGCCGGAAACCCGGTCGTGTACCAGAACGAGAATTTCAAGCAGACGCGCGGCCTGCTGGCAACGAACGGCGTGATTCACACGGAAGCGGTGATGAGACTGGCATCGTTTTGA
- a CDS encoding outer membrane protein assembly factor BamB family protein, which produces MRVRTLVLIAVIAIFGTGGYIAWRSPWVQGWFARDSENPAELDRAAKATLPNDAPPDATNGSPQWRGAARKGVAPAGSFRTDWAKNPPKELWRVPIGGGYGSCSVVGGKLYVQDKQGDKERVVCLDTETGKPVWEYAYDVGAIGTTTGQPYAIGPRATPTVVGTTVFTVGGAGKLLGLDTADGTGKFKWQHDLVSEFDAPMPEWGVACSPLVLGDLVIVMPGGKDAAVVAFDKTSGELKWRSGSNGPGYSSPVAASIGGQETVFAFTGDALLAVRPTDGKITSRFPWATQFRGNIATPVVVDDYVFISSAYNSGCALLRAERTGDSVELVKVYERRGRAFQNHHATSVYKDKHLFGIDGSQGSGGLKCVDFITGKEVPDWNGRETDQASVLLAGDYLILQIAKRGEVWLVEANPKEFNLLAKVPKVLSGNNNWATPTLVDGRLYLRDEQNVMCLDVRP; this is translated from the coding sequence ATGAGAGTCCGCACACTCGTTCTCATCGCCGTCATTGCCATTTTCGGCACCGGCGGATATATCGCGTGGCGGTCGCCGTGGGTCCAAGGGTGGTTCGCCCGCGATTCCGAGAACCCGGCCGAACTCGACCGCGCCGCGAAGGCCACGCTCCCCAACGACGCGCCGCCGGACGCGACCAATGGTTCGCCCCAGTGGCGCGGAGCGGCGCGTAAGGGCGTGGCGCCGGCCGGCTCGTTCCGGACCGATTGGGCGAAGAACCCGCCCAAAGAACTGTGGCGCGTGCCCATTGGCGGCGGCTACGGGTCGTGTTCCGTTGTCGGCGGGAAACTGTACGTGCAGGACAAGCAGGGCGACAAGGAGCGCGTCGTCTGCCTGGATACGGAGACCGGGAAGCCGGTGTGGGAGTACGCCTACGACGTCGGTGCGATCGGCACGACGACGGGACAGCCCTATGCGATCGGCCCGCGGGCCACGCCCACGGTCGTCGGCACCACGGTTTTCACGGTGGGCGGGGCCGGCAAGTTGCTTGGGCTTGACACCGCCGACGGCACGGGGAAGTTCAAGTGGCAACACGATCTGGTATCGGAGTTCGACGCCCCGATGCCCGAATGGGGGGTGGCGTGTTCGCCGCTGGTACTCGGTGACCTCGTGATCGTGATGCCGGGCGGGAAGGACGCGGCCGTGGTCGCGTTCGACAAAACCTCTGGTGAGCTGAAATGGCGGTCGGGGTCCAACGGACCGGGTTACAGTTCGCCGGTCGCCGCGTCCATCGGGGGCCAGGAAACGGTGTTCGCGTTCACGGGCGATGCGCTCCTCGCCGTCCGGCCCACAGACGGCAAGATCACGAGCCGGTTTCCGTGGGCCACGCAGTTCCGCGGCAACATCGCCACTCCGGTCGTCGTGGACGATTATGTGTTCATCTCGTCGGCTTACAACTCCGGGTGCGCGCTCCTGCGGGCGGAACGGACCGGCGATTCGGTGGAGCTGGTCAAGGTGTACGAGCGCCGCGGGCGCGCCTTCCAGAACCACCACGCGACGAGCGTGTACAAGGACAAGCACCTGTTCGGCATCGACGGGAGCCAGGGGAGCGGCGGGCTGAAGTGCGTGGACTTCATTACCGGTAAAGAGGTGCCCGACTGGAACGGCCGCGAGACCGATCAAGCGAGCGTGCTCCTCGCGGGCGATTACCTGATCCTCCAGATCGCCAAGCGGGGCGAAGTGTGGCTCGTCGAGGCGAACCCGAAGGAGTTCAACCTGCTCGCCAAGGTGCCGAAGGTACTGAGCGGGAACAACAACTGGGCCACGCCGACCCTCGTGGACGGCCGACTCTACCTCCGGGACGAGCAGAACGTGATGTGCCTGGACGTGAGGCCATAA
- the hemL gene encoding glutamate-1-semialdehyde 2,1-aminomutase, whose translation MREPASMSKTTPDRPKSAAAFERAKRVIPGGVNSPARAFGGVGGSPLFIARAEGPFLYDADGRRYLDFIGSWGPMILGHCHPAVVEAVFAAVRNGSSYGAPCEPETQLAERVVEAVPSVEMVRFVSSGTEATMSAIRLARGFTGRDLIVKFAGCYHGHVDSLLVSAGSSALTHGVPNSPGVPGGCTQDTVVLRYNDTAALADLFAAKRDAVAGVILEPVVGNMGLVPPSDEFRRTLRALTQKHGALLIYDEVMTGFRLGYGGAQGLLGDTPDVTCFGKIIGGGYPVGAYGGRADVMRKIMPAGPVFQAGTLSGNPVAMAAGIATLHELKTNPPYARLEQQSERIGSGLLAAARAAGVPVQFNRVGSMWTLFFTPTPVTDLDTAKTSDTARFGRFFWEMMDRGVYLPCSQYEAAFTCGAMTDAHIAETIAAAGESLQAVARS comes from the coding sequence CTGCGAGAACCCGCCAGCATGTCGAAGACCACTCCCGACCGACCGAAGAGCGCCGCGGCATTCGAACGGGCCAAACGGGTTATCCCCGGCGGCGTGAACAGTCCGGCCCGCGCGTTCGGCGGGGTCGGCGGTAGCCCGCTGTTCATCGCCCGCGCCGAAGGGCCGTTCCTTTACGACGCGGACGGCCGCCGCTACCTCGACTTCATCGGGTCGTGGGGGCCGATGATCCTCGGCCACTGTCACCCGGCCGTGGTCGAAGCCGTTTTCGCGGCCGTCCGAAACGGCTCCAGCTACGGCGCCCCGTGTGAACCCGAAACGCAACTCGCGGAGCGGGTGGTCGAAGCCGTGCCGTCGGTCGAGATGGTGCGGTTCGTGTCCAGCGGCACCGAAGCGACGATGAGCGCGATCCGCCTCGCCCGCGGGTTCACGGGCCGCGACCTGATCGTCAAGTTCGCCGGCTGCTACCACGGGCACGTCGATTCGCTCCTCGTTTCGGCCGGGTCCAGCGCGCTGACACACGGCGTCCCGAACAGTCCGGGCGTTCCCGGTGGTTGCACGCAAGACACTGTCGTTCTGCGCTACAACGACACGGCCGCGCTCGCGGACCTGTTCGCCGCGAAGCGGGACGCCGTCGCGGGCGTGATCCTGGAACCGGTCGTCGGGAACATGGGTCTCGTGCCCCCCTCCGATGAGTTCCGCCGGACGCTGCGTGCGCTCACACAGAAGCACGGCGCGCTGCTCATTTACGACGAAGTGATGACCGGCTTCCGGCTGGGGTACGGCGGGGCGCAGGGGCTCCTCGGCGACACGCCGGACGTCACCTGCTTCGGCAAGATCATCGGCGGCGGGTATCCGGTTGGTGCCTACGGCGGGCGCGCCGACGTCATGCGGAAGATCATGCCCGCGGGGCCGGTGTTCCAGGCCGGCACGCTCTCCGGCAACCCGGTCGCGATGGCCGCCGGGATCGCGACCCTTCACGAACTGAAAACGAATCCGCCGTACGCACGCCTCGAACAACAGAGCGAGCGCATCGGCAGCGGGCTGCTCGCGGCCGCGCGGGCGGCGGGCGTGCCGGTACAGTTCAACCGCGTCGGCAGCATGTGGACGCTGTTCTTCACGCCCACGCCCGTGACGGACCTCGACACCGCGAAAACCAGCGATACGGCGCGCTTCGGTCGGTTCTTCTGGGAGATGATGGACCGCGGCGTGTACCTGCCGTGCAGCCAGTACGAGGCCGCGTTCACCTGCGGCGCGATGACAGACGCTCACATCGCCGAGACGATCGCGGCGGCGGGTGAGAGCCTCCAGGCCGTTGCCCGGAGCTGA